From a single Candidatus Cloacimonadaceae bacterium genomic region:
- the cas1 gene encoding CRISPR-associated endonuclease Cas1, which yields MEIHLNTYGSFIKKKDNMFEVSLEDKRVKLSPEKVSSIIISNAVNISSDAIQLAMDYNIDIVFLDKYGDPYARVWYPKLGSTTMIRRRQLEMLSEQLGLSFVKERITIKIMNQYRFAKRLISKRTSMADDYTEKLEKIRELAITIYNCEGTLEQLSGSLMGWEGGASKTYYGILANLIPDDFRFQGRSTRPAKDAFNAFLNYGYGILYSKVERALIIAGLDPYLGLLHKDNYNKKSFVFDFIETYRFFCDEPVFYIFSRRKMQPEFIESIHNGVILTTDGKKFFAPLLIEHFDEIIRYHNKNRKRIDQIQTDAHAFANFLIGKRDSYMDAALHTKLSNFLSSDDSDIEDEGD from the coding sequence ATGGAAATCCACCTCAACACCTACGGCTCATTCATCAAAAAGAAAGACAACATGTTTGAGGTCAGTCTCGAAGACAAGCGTGTGAAGCTTTCCCCTGAAAAGGTATCGTCCATTATCATCTCAAACGCAGTGAACATCAGCTCGGATGCCATACAGCTTGCCATGGACTACAATATTGACATCGTTTTTCTGGATAAATACGGAGATCCTTATGCCAGGGTATGGTACCCAAAATTGGGCAGCACGACGATGATCCGCAGAAGGCAGCTGGAAATGCTGTCCGAGCAATTGGGCTTGTCTTTCGTAAAAGAACGCATCACGATCAAGATCATGAACCAATACCGCTTCGCGAAGCGATTGATCTCCAAGCGGACATCTATGGCGGATGATTATACTGAAAAGCTGGAAAAGATCAGAGAGCTTGCAATTACCATATACAATTGCGAGGGCACCCTTGAGCAGCTTTCAGGATCTCTGATGGGCTGGGAAGGCGGAGCTTCAAAAACCTATTATGGCATTCTGGCAAATCTGATTCCGGATGACTTCCGTTTTCAAGGCAGATCGACAAGACCTGCCAAGGATGCTTTCAATGCTTTCCTGAATTACGGCTATGGAATCCTTTACAGCAAGGTGGAAAGGGCATTGATCATCGCAGGACTCGATCCCTATCTGGGCTTGCTTCACAAGGACAATTACAATAAAAAGTCCTTTGTGTTTGATTTCATCGAAACATATCGCTTTTTTTGTGACGAGCCCGTTTTCTATATCTTCTCCCGCAGAAAAATGCAGCCCGAATTCATCGAATCCATTCACAATGGAGTCATCTTGACCACGGATGGAAAGAAGTTCTTTGCCCCTTTGCTGATCGAGCATTTCGACGAGATCATCCGCTATCACAATAAGAATCGCAAAAGAATCGATCAAATCCAGACGGATGCGCATGCTTTCGCAAACTTCCTCATCGGCAAGCGCGATTCATACATGGATGCTGCTTTGCACACCAAACTGTCAAATTTCCTGTCATCCGATGATTCGG
- the cas3 gene encoding CRISPR-associated helicase Cas3' — protein MRYLAKPDKTLYDHSMEALSMLGRLISFMPHVLARDDLPLLEAMVLFHDIGKINDAFQKHMNVLSGRDISSEPELQENRGEDIRHELLSAAIFMFMYPQALAEIVCIYSHHKDIGFNTFNSARFASPSYDDIAPMILLSELHNILNDDNLAPSLPQKLSYIKQAEKIYQIFISIMQAITSEPLDRSAYLRRKGLLYLSDWFASGNVDPQPYFKYPCIDIEFLAHALSQKKNGQLIKWYEYQKTCALSSTSMLVVAPTGTGKTEAALLWAGTKDGRIVYLLPTRVTTNAIFKRMRQVFSESRVALVHSSALLHQKETDKSYTSRDYLLAKTFCYPVSVCTIDQVLISGFNIGYWEIKELNLINARIIIDEIHTYDAYTMGLIIACLTGLHQSGCLFFIMSATMPQYLIGLLQETIPSLTLLQAHDFAGKARNSFLCLPDTDLIMDLVKQHLSQNRKILIVVNTIDGATSLYQTLCHELQPTMDDVGANSLCYHARHIQKHRTVKEWMIERFSRSKSPCLLVSTQVVEVSLDIDFDVLISENAPIDALIQRVGRVNRRGVKTESCVYVFEHGPPSLFVYNGSILQRSYAVLQKIHGSRPSESALSELVDEVYRDFDIRSDPDFLDGVNAYAEAQKLCANICDYGEDNDIHNAVTRRISTMKTPIIPMKYYAKLKNKSRWQKIRHQVDVPLYVVKNLLHGNKLTDNEGFLYCDLPYSNETGLMLTSTDPACLAL, from the coding sequence ATGCGATATCTGGCAAAACCGGATAAAACTCTCTATGATCACAGCATGGAAGCTCTTTCCATGCTCGGGCGTCTGATATCCTTCATGCCGCATGTCCTTGCGCGCGATGATCTCCCTCTTCTTGAAGCGATGGTTCTGTTTCACGACATCGGTAAAATCAACGACGCTTTCCAGAAACACATGAACGTGCTTTCAGGAAGAGACATCAGTTCGGAACCTGAATTGCAGGAAAATCGAGGCGAGGATATCAGACATGAGCTGCTCTCTGCGGCAATCTTCATGTTTATGTACCCACAGGCGTTAGCGGAAATTGTCTGCATCTACTCTCATCATAAGGACATTGGATTCAACACTTTCAATTCTGCGAGGTTTGCAAGCCCGTCTTATGATGATATCGCTCCCATGATTCTTCTTTCAGAATTGCATAACATACTGAATGATGATAATCTTGCCCCATCTCTTCCCCAAAAGCTATCATATATAAAACAAGCTGAGAAGATTTATCAAATCTTTATATCCATAATGCAAGCTATCACATCTGAACCTTTGGATAGATCCGCCTACCTTCGTCGAAAGGGGTTGTTATATCTGTCGGATTGGTTCGCCTCCGGAAACGTGGACCCACAACCTTACTTCAAATATCCGTGCATCGACATCGAATTCCTCGCACATGCACTATCGCAGAAGAAAAACGGACAGTTGATAAAGTGGTATGAATATCAGAAAACCTGTGCCCTTTCATCTACAAGCATGCTGGTTGTCGCTCCCACAGGAACGGGAAAAACGGAAGCGGCATTGCTCTGGGCAGGGACCAAGGACGGCAGGATAGTCTATTTGCTGCCCACCCGAGTCACAACAAACGCCATCTTCAAACGGATGCGACAGGTTTTCTCTGAAAGCCGCGTTGCTTTGGTTCATTCATCCGCTCTGCTTCATCAAAAGGAGACCGACAAATCATATACAAGTCGCGATTATCTCCTTGCAAAGACCTTTTGCTATCCGGTATCGGTTTGCACTATCGATCAGGTCCTGATCTCCGGTTTCAATATCGGATATTGGGAAATCAAGGAGTTGAACCTCATCAATGCCAGGATTATTATCGATGAGATCCATACCTATGACGCCTATACCATGGGACTCATTATCGCATGCTTGACCGGGTTGCATCAAAGCGGGTGCCTTTTTTTCATTATGTCGGCCACGATGCCGCAGTATCTGATCGGTTTGCTTCAAGAAACTATCCCTTCTTTGACGCTATTGCAAGCCCATGATTTTGCCGGTAAGGCTAGAAACAGCTTCTTATGCCTGCCCGATACTGATTTGATCATGGATTTGGTAAAACAACATCTGTCCCAGAATCGTAAGATACTAATAGTGGTAAACACTATCGATGGAGCCACTTCGCTCTACCAAACGCTCTGCCATGAACTTCAGCCGACAATGGATGATGTTGGTGCTAATAGCCTTTGTTATCACGCACGCCACATCCAAAAACACAGAACTGTCAAAGAGTGGATGATCGAACGCTTTTCCCGCAGTAAATCTCCCTGCCTTTTGGTCTCAACACAGGTCGTGGAAGTGTCTCTGGATATTGATTTTGACGTCCTGATCAGTGAAAACGCTCCCATAGACGCTCTCATCCAAAGAGTTGGCAGGGTCAATCGACGTGGTGTCAAGACAGAATCCTGTGTTTATGTGTTTGAGCATGGACCCCCGTCACTTTTTGTTTATAACGGTTCCATTCTTCAACGCAGCTATGCTGTGCTCCAGAAGATACACGGATCCAGACCAAGTGAATCTGCTCTCTCTGAACTGGTGGATGAAGTCTATCGGGACTTTGATATTCGCTCCGATCCTGATTTTCTGGATGGGGTCAATGCCTATGCCGAGGCACAAAAACTGTGTGCCAATATCTGTGACTATGGTGAGGATAATGACATCCATAATGCAGTTACCCGCAGGATTAGTACCATGAAAACCCCTATCATCCCCATGAAGTATTATGCAAAGCTGAAAAACAAATCTCGCTGGCAAAAAATCCGGCACCAGGTAGATGTGCCGCTGTATGTAGTCAAGAATCTACTGCATGGCAATAAACTAACCGATAATGAAGGCTTTTTGTACTGCGATTTACCCTACTCAAATGAAACGGGGTTGATGCTGACAAGCACCGACCCGGCTTGTTTGGCGCTATAG
- the cas5 gene encoding CRISPR-associated protein Cas5: MNPREYLVVEAFAEVASYRIPEYHNFHKTLPLPPPTAIVGMAGAALGLSPSDAQVFFDESDVEIGIQGTYQGIYSDLWKIESTKRGTESSVLKREYLFNNKYMFVFGAGEAVINALNEAFGRNYYALTAGNSDSLMKICACAIYPQLAIKDIGSVEHCVLHGDLRSSMRIGLDDLIPNNIYRYSTIISPVTYNVPYAFDYPDDEPRSIRFRQELTFVGTRAELTGGMTVPAIIHNDVSIPVFTYSKYAISGKTG; the protein is encoded by the coding sequence ATGAACCCGCGGGAATACCTGGTGGTGGAGGCATTTGCTGAGGTTGCTTCCTATCGCATCCCCGAATACCATAATTTCCACAAAACTCTACCCCTGCCACCTCCGACGGCGATCGTCGGAATGGCCGGGGCGGCACTTGGGCTGTCACCCTCCGATGCTCAGGTATTTTTTGACGAAAGCGATGTCGAGATTGGTATTCAAGGCACTTATCAAGGCATTTACTCCGATCTTTGGAAGATAGAATCCACAAAGAGAGGCACCGAATCATCCGTCCTGAAAAGAGAGTATCTGTTCAACAACAAGTACATGTTCGTCTTTGGCGCCGGGGAAGCGGTGATCAATGCACTCAACGAGGCTTTCGGCAGAAATTATTATGCCCTGACCGCCGGAAACAGTGATTCGCTAATGAAGATATGTGCTTGCGCCATATATCCGCAATTAGCTATCAAAGACATCGGATCGGTTGAACACTGCGTACTGCATGGCGATTTGCGCTCTTCAATGAGAATCGGACTTGATGATCTAATCCCGAATAATATCTATCGCTATTCCACCATCATCAGCCCTGTTACGTATAATGTCCCCTACGCTTTTGATTACCCGGATGATGAACCCAGATCCATCAGATTTCGACAAGAACTCACCTTCGTGGGAACAAGAGCCGAGTTGACAGGCGGAATGACAGTTCCTGCGATCATCCACAATGATGTTTCGATCCCGGTTTTTACCTACAGCAAATATGCGATATCTGGCAAAACCGGATAA
- the cas7i gene encoding type I-B CRISPR-associated protein Cas7/Cst2/DevR: MNTNYKPTSITITYLAKISYASLNGGDSDTDNINVIKKITAFDGTEYPYVSSQALRRALRDQLGTLGCQLSPISTSGPLKESTADSGDENDANKKHPPITRCDPVIYIDDDLFGYLNAQTDSIKRTSPIRVSPLVALSKYMADLDFGTNYMGKDEGLDPNIFETEMHRGLYRGTIMIELDRVGTGDGFVSKPTKKKPKKGETIPEEKDMSLTNEQKAKRVLVFLDAFQNLWSSGRQSRFLADISPKFIAAAYLSCKNPIFLESIDHKIDITVLKSVVEDYKPYIYESVFASQSSVFPAEEGVKSLGDGFAAIRSWVTSYYQN, from the coding sequence ATGAACACAAACTACAAACCAACTTCGATCACGATCACATATCTGGCAAAGATTTCATACGCCAGCTTAAACGGTGGAGATTCGGATACGGACAACATCAACGTTATCAAAAAGATCACCGCATTTGATGGAACTGAATACCCCTATGTATCATCACAAGCTCTTCGCAGGGCATTGAGAGACCAACTTGGCACGCTTGGCTGCCAGCTTTCACCGATATCGACTTCAGGTCCACTCAAAGAATCAACTGCGGATTCTGGGGATGAGAACGATGCCAACAAGAAACACCCGCCGATCACAAGATGTGATCCGGTTATCTATATTGACGACGATCTGTTTGGATACTTGAATGCCCAGACGGACTCTATCAAACGCACATCACCTATACGGGTATCGCCATTGGTTGCTTTGAGCAAATATATGGCGGATCTGGATTTTGGCACCAACTATATGGGTAAAGATGAAGGTTTGGACCCCAATATATTTGAAACTGAAATGCACCGCGGCCTGTATCGGGGTACGATCATGATCGAACTGGACAGAGTGGGAACCGGAGACGGATTCGTTTCCAAACCCACGAAGAAGAAACCTAAAAAAGGAGAAACAATTCCGGAAGAGAAAGATATGTCCCTCACGAACGAACAAAAAGCGAAACGTGTGCTTGTGTTCCTGGACGCGTTTCAGAATCTATGGAGCAGCGGCAGACAATCTCGTTTTCTGGCCGACATTTCACCCAAATTTATCGCCGCTGCCTATCTCTCCTGCAAGAACCCCATCTTTCTGGAGTCGATCGACCACAAAATCGATATTACTGTATTAAAATCCGTGGTTGAAGACTACAAACCATATATCTATGAATCTGTGTTTGCGTCTCAATCTTCGGTTTTTCCTGCGGAAGAAGGCGTGAAATCTCTGGGTGACGGATTCGCCGCCATTAGATCTTGGGTAACGTCTTATTACCAAAATTAA
- a CDS encoding CRISPR-associated endonuclease Cas6 produces MIAIRYLVITFTDVQMRPSDIPKLRGYFSNKYPHDHLFHNHLPGQGFIYKSPSIQYRIIDGHPALLAINEGIDLMKKMFLEIDQIRINDKIISTYEREVILREEDFGKSPDFHKYRFSTPWMALNSENYAEYKDANPVDQSAMLKRILKNNLKTLSKGFGYWIEDFDSVRIDGWFKPMDVSFHGIAMNCFKGEFTTNFIIPEYLGLGKQSARGFGVIRRLYD; encoded by the coding sequence GTGATCGCGATCAGATACTTGGTCATTACCTTTACCGATGTGCAAATGCGTCCCTCGGACATACCTAAGTTGCGCGGCTACTTTTCTAATAAGTATCCACATGACCATCTGTTTCACAATCATCTGCCCGGGCAGGGATTCATCTATAAAAGCCCCTCAATCCAGTATCGGATTATTGACGGGCATCCCGCCTTGCTGGCAATCAACGAAGGCATCGACCTCATGAAAAAGATGTTTCTCGAGATCGACCAGATCAGAATAAACGACAAGATCATCAGCACCTATGAACGGGAAGTGATCCTACGTGAGGAAGATTTTGGCAAATCCCCGGACTTTCACAAATATCGGTTCTCCACACCCTGGATGGCGCTCAACAGCGAAAACTATGCTGAATATAAAGATGCGAACCCGGTTGATCAGTCCGCCATGCTCAAACGTATCCTGAAAAACAATCTGAAAACCCTTTCCAAGGGCTTTGGCTATTGGATCGAGGACTTTGACAGCGTCCGGATCGATGGCTGGTTCAAACCCATGGACGTGAGTTTTCATGGTATCGCCATGAACTGCTTCAAAGGCGAATTCACTACAAACTTCATCATTCCCGAATACCTTGGCTTGGGCAAACAAAGCGCACGGGGGTTTGGGGTGATAAGGAGATTATATGACTGA